In the Phaseolus vulgaris cultivar G19833 chromosome 7, P. vulgaris v2.0, whole genome shotgun sequence genome, one interval contains:
- the LOC137828765 gene encoding leghemoglobin alpha: MGAFTEKQEALVNSSWEAFKGNIPQYSVVFYTSILEKAPAAKNLFSFLANGVDPTNPKLTAHAESLFGLVRDSAAQLRANGAVVADAALGSIHSQKGVNDSQFLVVKEALLKTLKEAVGDKWTDELSTALELAYDELAAAIKKAYA, from the exons GGGAAGCATTCAAGGGAAACATTCCACAATACAGTGTTGTGTTCTACACCTC gaTACTGGAGAAAGCACCAGCAGCAAAGAACTTGTTTTCATTTCTTGCTAATGGAGTAGATCCCACTAATCCTAAGCTCACGGCTCATGCTGAAAGCCTTTTTGGATTG GTGCGTGATTCAGCTGCACAACTTCGAGCAAATGGAGCAGTGGTGGCTGATGCTGCACTTGGTTCTATCCACTCTCAAAAAGGAGTAAACGATTCTCAGTTTCTG GTGGTAAAAGAGGCTTTGCTTAAAACATTAAAGGAAGCAGTTGGAGACAAATGGACTGATGAACTCAGCACTGCTCTCGAACTAGCCTACGATGAATTGGCAGCAGCTATTAAAAAGGCATATGCTTAG